TTTGTAAGCACCggctgctgtgattggctgactCGATCACATCGTATCCACAGACTTCTTTTCAGCATATCGGGTTTTCATAGAGCCATATAGCTTTGAACACAAGGTAGAAGACACTGACATAATGTAACTATTTGCAAAGCAAtgtaaactaaatgaaatacctATATATAGGttaatgttaatacatttattagataaaaaacGTTAGTTAAACATAGTGTGAAGGACTAATAATAGTCAAGTAAACACTGTCTATGTTATGTTGGTAACTGGTTTGGTTTTTCTAGTTTGGTTCCTGcaagttctgaagcttgcaatCATAAGAAAGCTtccaaacaaacattaaattaattaaattaaaagagattaaattaatattaaattaatattaatattattaatgcataaacCTACAAAGAAATGCTAACCTAACCATAATGAAAAAAGTAGattttataatttgtattttctaCCAGAAGGCATATGGTAAAGTGGatgaaaacatctcatttaagtacttttttctgtgaaactAATTTAAATGTCTCCAGAATAgttcatcaatcaatcaatcaatcatttttatttatatagtgcctttaacaacacaggttgtatcaaagcactgaacagtatcaagtAGAAAAATATAATCACAGGgatgtaatcaattcaacgataatctctagaagttaagtgtccccaacaaagcaagtcagaggaaccaaaacccatccatacagaatgtatgtctatatatgtatatgtatgtatgtgtgtgtgtgtgtgtgtgtgtgtgtgtgtgtgtgtgtgtgtgtgtgcatcaggatctgagtgcgcatctaggtgttctggtctctgatgaacataatctctgggtgctgatccaccatctagtctggatacaaactgaaaacagattgagaaagagacaggactaatattagcgtagatgccattctttttacgatgtcacaagtacatcgtattttaggagtagtgttcccggttccagcaaatctaagtactgcagcctaaaaatcctttaacggatttgaataataaaagtgtgttggtgtgttatgtgtgtaggctaagttaaaaagatgtgtctttaatctagatttaaactgacagagtgtgtctgcctcctgaacagagttagagattgttccagagtttaggtgctagataggaaaaggatctggcgcccgcTGTTGATTTTGTtaattctaggtattatcaaatggccagagttttgagaacgcagcggacgtgcaggactataatgtgataattagtgaaaattacataatttatgaGAGAATTATGAAAACTGTTATGTTCTacaaaattttacattaaataaaaaaaaaaaaaaaatttctactGCTGAAAATTAGATCACATTCTGTGAAATCCTTTTTATCTTCACTAGTGTGAGCTTCATGGAGAATCCACAGATACAACAACAATTTACCTTGACTTTATCtagtagttaaaacagtaaGGGGCCATTGTTCTCCCACTGCCCTGCTGGCTATAAATAAGAGTATAAATGACATAACATGCAGTAGTGTATAAAATCAGTTTAAGTAAATGAACAGGTGGTaatattttgatggtcccttattcTGTCTACAATAAGTAACTTtacacctacatgtcaactaacagAAATGATTTATGACTTCTCTGTTATTACACATTTGATATGaataagaaaatgatttaattcacAGATATGTACAACAATCCCATAGCAGGTCATTTGTGTAAATAAGGGAGATATGTTGAaatcttttgctttttaatgtttagctttttttcatcattcgtttttttatatgtattatttcatcCAATTgtgaatcaaaacaaaatgtattaaatggaGCATCATTAAACATactcatttattaaacatttaacataatgaacatatttaatctcatttgttttaagtataatacaataacacaaaacaaatgtaagcAACAATTTCACACGAACAGCATAAAAACAGAATATCTTTTGTTTGAAGTTTGGATTTATCCCATCTCAGCCTGATGAACATGCAGCTgtgatgatttatttttcagttccAGGCCTGGTGTTCAGTTGGCTCAGTTCAGTTCAACTTTGATCTTGTGAGAGAACTACTATCAGCTCATACTGCATCTGCATTATACAAAGATGTCTGCCATGCAGTCAGTCgtaaattagttttttcattcttttaaatgagTTTGTCTTTGACGATGGTCATTGTTAAACTTCAAATACTTCACCCGCGCTGTAAAAGGCTGTAAATAACATTTCGGTTTGTAAGCTTTTTGTTCAAGCAATGTAATGCATAGACCTTAGTTTGTACAGAGCCTGAAGGCATGATTTACACACTAAGGGCAAGTCGTGTATAGAGAATAAAGAAATTAAGCAGCCAAAGTACGTTGAAAAGCACCAAAGCCAGTTGAAGTTTTATGTGATTCAAAATACCTTGAACACCTTACTGCtgatgtatattttgtacaggcAAGCAGATGAAGACGTTCACTTTAAATGGTTTCCCAGCTTCCTCTGCTTTCCTTTGTAAACTATGCATCATTAATATAGAGattatctgatattttaatattactgttttaaatttattaatgcacattaaGTGTTTCATGCActgtttaatgaatgaaatattttaatatggctTGCATATGgccaaaactttattttgttcacatacctgtattttattgttttgagaggTTGTTCTGAGCAGTTGTGGATGTTTTGATTTCCAGGTTTTCGACtcggtcacgtgactgaaaactatgaaaaaatGAAGGCAGGAAGTTTTGATAGAGCTGGTATTGCTGACTACTAGTTGAGGTCcagaagataaataaaaataatatggcTTGGCAATCGATATGTTTGGATTCTTCTGGCattccaaataaattaatacacgTGGAGAAAACACTCATTCTttgtgttcctgggtcaacatattttattaaccttgaaacaatattttaattttaaaaatttaattcctACCATATAGCTACACCTAAACCtcaccttacccatgagtaatgcctaaaatctgAATTAATGATTTAAGCTCCATACACTGAtcgtaagcctaaacttcacaaaaactataaccTGGTTCTTCCAATCTGGCGGTAAatcaaaatgttgttccagggtcaacaaagatatTAATCCAGGACCAAAATCAGGTTCTGTCTCTGATCACTCCCGACAGGAAGACGTGCTTTCGGTGCTCATCAGACGGCCCCGGAGCACAGAGCTGCTGTGTTGGGACAGCTGCAGCTTGAACTCAGTGGTAAGAAAGTAGTAGATCAGAGGGTTGAGGCAGCAGTTGAGGCTTGCGATGCAGAGAGAGATGGGGTGGAAGAGCTGGACGGCCTGCTTCACTGCACAGTTCATGATAATGTTCTGGGTCACCATCAGGTACAGCAGGAAGTTGATGTGGTAAGGGACGAAACAGAAGAGGAAGACCCCTGTACACACCCTGACCATGCGCAAGGCCTTTCTCGTGCTGCTCGTGGACTGCTGCTTCTGGTTCCGCTGTCGCAAGGATTTCGTGATCAAGTAAGTGCAGAAACCGATGATGATTAACGGGCCAAGAAATCCCGAGAGCTCAGCAGCCACCATCATGGAgacggccgagatcatgcccagcTTGCGCATGGGCAGGTCTTTGAAGCAGCTTCTGTTTGCAGAGCTGGAGCTGCTCCTCATCAGGATGAAGGGCGAGCAGGCGAGGCCCACCACGAGCCAGACCGCGCCGCTGATGCAGACGTCGTAACGAGACTTCCAGTGCCGGGCCTGGAAAGGCCGCAGGAGGAACGCGCAGCGCTGGACGCTGATGCACACCAGGAAGGCGATGCTGGCGTACATGTTCAGGTACTTCAGGTAAAAACACAGCATGCACAGCACGTCACCGAAAGGCCAGTCCTGTTTGAGGTAGTAGTGAATTGAAGTGACAGAGACAGCACGTGAGCCAGGTCAGCTACGGTCAGGTTGATCATGAAGATGATGGCCTTCGTCTTTTTGCTGTGGATTAAAGAGAATTCGTTGCATTAGAGGAAACCTGCATCTCCAGAAAACCAGATTCTCCTGATGGAGCATCAAATATTGAGCAGTACTCTTCTGTTAAACTTACAACTGATTCAACAGGAATTGCACTGGCTTTTTATGTTACCAGACTTGTCACGTGTTTTATGTCTGTTGAAATGCACTCTGAACAGAGTGGCTAGAAAATAATGGTAATAATGATGATGTATACCACAATAGTAATCAGACTGTGCAAAAAGTGTAGTGAGCCAAGTACCTAAAGATCACAAAGTATACACAAAGTGTCTTTTAAGCACataaaaatgtagtataataataataataataataaaggctcTCCAACAGATTAGCAGTGAAATGCTGACCTCACGAATCGACAGAGCACCCAAAGAGCCAGGGTGTTGCACAGCAGGCCTGGGATGAATATAAACAGGTAAAAGTACGTGTAGAGCTGGTTTATAGATGATTTCCTCACAGTGTTGTTGGTGAAACTGGATCCGTTCACCGCTTCACATGTGTTCACAGAAGTCATGGTGAAACTGCAGTTTAATTTACTGTAGACTGTACAGTATCACTCTggaaagaaatgaaagcaaCTTTAAAATTCTGAGTAATTGCTGCAGTTTTTGAAAATTTCATTCTGAAGcaattgcatgtttttgttttattacgttgaataataaaaaatattgaagcaacTGTCACATATTTTAAAGGgtaaacatttttatctaaaataaaagatatatattactttttaaatataaatgacatttatttgaattgagcttatatgtgaaaatgtatattcagCTGTGGAGCGATACCTTTGTCAACTCCCTTCCTGTCTAAGAGTGAAggaagtgtttatgtgatggttGTGGCTTTGCAGAGTTTCTCCCCCAAATCTTTGTGTGCTCGTCTTGTATTCTGAACTTATTTCTCCATTGAATGTATAAGTTAGCCTACCATTTGGCTTTAACagtgattttaacatttgtttaacaAAATGTTCTAAACATTTTGGTCTTTAGAACCAGTATCTCATGCAAAGCTGGGTGCACAGTAAAAACTGCAAGCACGTGTTGAACAAATAAGGGAACTCAGGTTTCACAAGtatgcaaatgttaaaattcATTGCTCTTCATTCTAGATTTTATTTTCTACTGTGAAATAAGAAATGTACTGCAGAGTCTGCCACTAAGATATTCTGTTTAGTTGAAACAATTATTCTGTGGCTCCAGGAGACAATGTATGTAGTTCTTTCTTTCACCACAAGCATGATTCAATGATTTGACTTTGAAAAGACATGGTTCTGAGGCTTTTTAACAACTATTAAagctttttgaaatgtaattcatcaaatataagggcaacaacaacaacaaaatatttttacctgTATTTCCCATGTAAGATGAAAAAGCAATGCACGGTATAGTTTGTTTGCTTAATCCAGGCATGTCTCGAATGCACCTGGAAAGGAAGAAATAACCGTTCTTGCCTCTCCCTGTTGGACTGAGCTGCAGGCTGCTGGTATGATCTCCGGTGCTTTCCAGCGCTCTCATCACGCAGTCTGCTGCTGCAGGAGGAAGTTAGCTGTGACGTGCAAGTAATTGTTATTCTTCTGCTACGCCACTGCTATAAAAAACCCATGATGTCTCATGAAAAGCAAAAGTGTTTGATATCTCTGTTTCAGGAGAGGTTGGATGTTTTTCATAGCAGTCAGTTAGTTACAACAAATGGTAACCGTTTGTCACTAATTTACTGCATTAATGGTTGCAAATATGGCAGACATCGATACCCAAATGAAAGCACATGCAAATACAGTATAATTGTTCTCTAAAAGCTGGATACAGGACCTTGACCTGATTCTTTCCAGGCTGTAGCTAGGAGGCATGATTCAAttaaacatactgtacattttattttgaacataatttattttgcactaCATTGTACATCTTGCTCAAAACAATGTGACATGACCAAACCACAAGTCATATAGAAGCTAGACTGTTTTTACTTTGGCCTCATGGCACCTACTAGATATCCTTAAATCCATCaaccattaaaatgaacaaagatcAAACATGTTCataatttctctttttagatttttttgattattGATGTGGTACAGTATGTGAATATGTGGAGCAATCACAACTTAATAGCCTTCTCAAATCATTACAActtgtctaaaataaaatgaatagataTACTAAAACAGTTCAAGCTTATAACAgtgtttaaacattaaacatgcgctataataataaatgtgggatatttattgttattatggtattttttaGCCTCTGCTGTCATTGTTATGTATCAATATATGTAAATGACCTTAaggaattttaaaaatcattaaacagGACttgtgacctacttttagttcATTGTCTTTATGGCCTTCAGAtgtgtctcatttattaagtattttacgTTGTGTATTCAAGTCCTGTTGTTTGAGTACAGTTTTTGCTAATTGAAGGATGCCTAAAATAAGGGTAAACGTAAAATTCTGAACTATGACGTGAAAATCGTAATCGAAGTCGGGGCACATTGGACCCGGGTTTAAATGCAGGGCTCTAGTACTTAATCTATGTCAAAAACTCAAGATGCAAGGGTGAACTCTCGAATGGCAAATCCATCCATGCACAGAGACTGCATCAGGTGGAGGCTCTGTCATTTATGTTTTCTGgcaattaatgttaaaaatagggCTGTCATTTATTAACATGCACATCATGTGCCTATTAAAGAGAAAGTACAGAGACAGCACGACTTAACTTGAGTGAGGAGAATCCACATGTAGCCTGTTGTTGTGACTTACTGAGTATTACATTTATGTGGTACGTTTTCTTTGAATCCATGTTATAAAATTGCTATTTTCTAATGTTGCTAAATAgcttttaattttctatttgtGCTTAAAGGGtgttatgtgcatttattaattgGATTATTTTGCTTGGCATACCTGGCGTCAAGACGTTGTCGCACGCTTCAGAAGGTGCAGCTTATAATGTAATGTGCTTCATTTTATACTTCTTTTATAAGAAATCGTAACACAAGATGCACAAAACACTTCCGTTGAAACGTAAATACTGTGTAAGGTGAAATTGATGACTTGTGTGTGCAGAAAGCAGTTCGTTTTACTTTCCTCAGAGTTTATCAGGCCGTACTCACTAGATGTGATAAATGATCAATATGTTGATTTTAGCTGTCtttaaaattgcatgttttcatttcatgcttttGAATTAGGGTTATCTGAATTAATCTTGCATATGCCGTTATtgaacagcatttaataaacagGGTTAATATCCAAGCTGTATTCTTGAATGgtcaatttaattatatattgttttgtgctTATGTGTACATTTTGAGTATCTTATCCTATTTGCAGTGTTAGTGGAGACTGGTGAAGGCTGTTGATTGTACTTTCTTATGTCTTCTGTTGTGATTTCCTTCATTCATTACTGGGAAAGAGTGATAAAGTAATGTGCTGAGGTTTTGTTATATgcatatgcttttattatttattagagtAAATATGCCATCAAGGAAGCCCATCACTGTAGCAATCctgcttttcatattttctttattaatctttatttacTTCTTTTCAGGATTATTACACTGTCATAAAGGAAAACAAGCTATATAAACATTTAGTTAAATACTTGATTAATGAAATTTTGATGTTATTTGAAGAAAAGATCTTCAACGTATGCAATTTCCTAGAAAACCTTGTACATTTAATAGAAGTTcaccttttattaaaatgttatattgtgtTAGTGTGAACCAGAAGTTATGACTGTAATATTCAGTTAACTGGGCAGGGCTTGATCTTATCTCACTTCCTCCTCATCTCGAGCTGGAGGAGCGGTTCATGTTCTGCCTTTCTAGAGACAACACTCGTTTTCATGTTTTGACTAAAGGTTTTTTTACGTGTATCACATTTTCACAAGAGATTATTCACCACAAGTCTAGAAATGtgtgcaaattaaaaaataattttatgttttatgtgttaCCATTGCAACATCCAACCCCAGTTAGCTTAAACATATTTGACCGTTAGTCCATAAAGAATGTGGAGCaatctctaaatatatatataaagcattaaaaaatccTCAAcctagtatgtttttttaagtaatcaAAAAACCCCACCAAACTGTTAATTGCTAAAACCTTTGAATAAAATGCGCATTAGCGACATCTAGTGGTCAGAGTTGTTTCCCATCATTTATAACAAATCCAAATAGGAACAGCAACAGTTAGATCAAACAGGAATTCTGTGACATACAAGAGTGGGATTCTTCTCCGTTCTGGGGTATGAATTATGTAATCTCTTCCATCCACCTCACTTTTGATCACACAAGGACCAGAAAAATGCACAGAAAGACAAGACCCTGGCAGAAAATCACGAGCAGCTACCTTCcgcttcattttcttttgctaATGAAAAAGAGTTTCCTTGGTCATAGTACATAGACACAGTACGTTATAGAAACATTCACAGGTATGGGAAACAAGGTCAAGGACATTCATTTCTCAAAAGGCAttgaaacaaaaccaaaaaaaaacttctttcaaTAACACCAATTCTGAAGGTCTAAATCTTAATGAATCCTGTCACGCTTCACAACGCAAATAAAACGACAGGAACTCCCTCATCCCAGTCCTTCCCGTTCTCTACACAGTATTTATGGAGTACAGATTTTAATGCATGACGTCCGTCAATGATGTAACATCTCCTTTACCTCCTTCAGGgacttagcgatgcatattattaataaaattaaaaacaaggtttaaatatatttatgttaggAATTTTACtgaatatcttcatggaactgGATCTTTACTTAATAATCTAATCGGTCATTTTGACTTAAAGAGTGTATGGGCCATCCCATCCTTTCCATTAGTCTTGATCAAGTACTGCCATTTAATTCTCAAATCAAATGCCTTTTCAGCATCTAGTTAAACAAATGCAGTATTggatttctaatttaatatgtaAGTACTGCCTTCCCAAAATGAAGCCATTTTGAATCACACAAACAACTCAGGCCAGAAGAATATCTCCAAAGAATCATCATTTAAATGCTTGAAGTTCCAGCTATGAGGTGAACATAAACCTAGATCATTTATCTCCTTTCCAAATACCACAGGTGACTGGAATACAACAGCATGAAACAGACTTTGCTGAGGTGGTGATTAAACTGTGTAGAATCAgtagtaataaatgtttttatgtagtaatttatgtttatgaatGCATACTACAGGTTAAGTTTAGAATTCATgtgtgcatttctttaaaaacataaaaattcacATAATAAGTCTATAAAAGTAGAGTAGGAGAAAAATGCCTTTTCCTTTAATCCAATGAAAATTACGTACAAAGCGGGCCTGCAACAACATATTTAAGAGTATTAAGGCAGCTCTTGAGACCTGGACACAATCCTTTTTGAGTCTGAGACAATGGACCTATTGctgtattaataataagcatttGGTCAAGTAGATGCAATACCAGAGGATTTTCCTCCGTCTTCACATAAAACCCAGTTTCTGATATCCCACATGCTTATTGTGCAAGTGACTAGATTCTGACAAAACTCACAAATCTGAGAATAtataatgagtaaataaataatagaagtAATTATTATCGCATGGCTCTGGGGGTGGGCGAATAAAGACCTCATAAAGTGAATTCATGTACTtttgtaaaaatctttttttttttataaaaaacaacttttgtCCCTCAATAAACAACTAATTTGCTACTTATTTatggttgttaagtttaggtatgggCCAGGATTAAAGGATCTAAAATGTGGCTGTAATATCACAGATTgaataaagcattataaaagtGAAATGACTTGACAACCATTAATGCAATGTCCTAAtctttatttacacaaaatgcCACATCGAGATCATGCAGAAATACAACATTTTCtcacatgcttaaaaaaaatattacacacaatTTGAATGGCATTTACTCTCAGCATTGTCTCAAGGGCTTCTATAGTAGACATTAATGTAAACAGTTTTCTGCCACAGACAGCAGCGGTGCAGGTCAAATTAGTtcataactatataaatatggtaacattttattgtaacaCATGTATTTCctattactatattaataactgatgcataattacatacaaGTAACCCTATGACAagtcctaatcctaaccctaaccatatcaGTACATGTACTTACGTGTAAAAATTAACTTAGTGTTACCCTAAATAGTAACATAGTTTGGAAATTTATTATAGCCACACTAACACAAGAGTGAATGCTTTGGGTGTACATTCACATCTTCAGGTGCATATCTGCTGTTAGCGTGACTTGCTCAAGgacctcatttataaaatgttgcgcaGAAACCAACCTTAAATTTGATTCATAGAATGAAcatacaaacagaaaacagctgcaagaacagcttacattttcaaaaacctgcaaatTCCCCAGCAATAAAAAGTGTGTACATCTGCTCAGACCCTGACGTGATGCTAAGTGCTGTTCCTTGTTGAATGGCTTTTCCCCTGCATTGAACACCTCTGCTCGACTCAGTCTAGTACAACATAGCACGGCTTGGTTTGCGTTTCCACTGCAGTTTAGTATCTCTTTAGAGTGGGCGGGATTATTCACATATCATTATAGTTGATAACTATATAGTGACTCCTGGAAAAAGCTTTCATTGCACGTCTCCCTATGAAGCTTGTGCCCCATCCTCTCCTTGACTATCATAGAGAGGAACATCTTTGCTCCCAAACAgaccacaaaacattttttgattgtTAAAAGAATGTGcactcatttaaaacagttgGGTTTGTTCCTTCACTGGCTGATTTAAATATGGCGgcctgtgtgtgtctcactCAAGTTCAGTGAAGCAGGTAGTGATGAGTGTTTAGCAGGGTGTGCACGACACGTTTTGGTAAATGTACGGTATTCTTGGAACTTCAGTTGAGGTggtactaaaaaaaatatataaccaaGATAACCAAGCTTTTTGGATTTGGAAAGTGAACTGTACACATGCAAAAGTAAGACAAAACTTGTTAGCATTACGGTATTGTTAGCAATACCAATGGCGTGGCAATAatcatatgcataataaaatgcaatgatgAGTAACTCAGCTCACTGGTACTCCTGTGTTAACACTAAACTCCTAGTAAACCTACAACTAGTCAACACAAACTAATGGACATAAAAGGATCATAGAAGAGACACAGATGTTTCATGCCACAAATTCCAGTCATTGTATTTAACGTTACATCCTGAAACTAGAAACTCACAGATATCCTTCTGACTGAACTATGTATTCCTCTCAGAACTGGATCTCACTGGCTTGATCTTTTCCATTGCTGGCCAATATGTGGAGTTCAACTGCTTGTGTTTCAGGATTCTCCTTGCTGGATACAGGGTATTCCGTTTGGAGCACGTTTTCCTGCATGGAAGCCTGACACTTCCCAGTAGTCAGTGATTTCTGAAAGGACTCTGAAGTAAAGTAATAGACTACCGGGTCAAAGCAGCAGTTGAAGGTTGCAATGCAAAGTGTTATGGGATACAGGATTCGTGTGCAAGCCTCTCCACCCAGCAGCTCACGAGTGCTCGAATCCGCACCATGGCATATATAATCAGAACAGAATTGTAAGGTacaaaacagacaataaaaatgGCCAAATGCACTACAATCATGCGCAGAATACGCTCCTTGTTGGTGCCAGTCTGACAAAGGGTAGCAGGTCTACGTAAAGTCCTTAGCACCATGGAGGAGCAGGCTAAATTGATCATCAATGGGATGAGGAAACCCACCACTTCAATGAAGATGGTGATCTTTGACAAATACGTTTTCCATGTTTTCTTGGAGAATCCTCGAAGCAGGTGGTGCTAGTTTTGGATTGGTTGGTGGAAGAGAAGAATGTGACTGACATGCCCCCACCGAGTATCAACAACCAGATGATACCACACACAATACCAGCATTGCGACGGGTGCGGATGGAGAGTGAACGGAAGGGGTAAACGATAGCCAAGAAGCGATCCACACTGATGCATGTCAAGAACAGCATACTGCCGTAGATATTGGTGATGAA
The Puntigrus tetrazona isolate hp1 unplaced genomic scaffold, ASM1883169v1 S000000497, whole genome shotgun sequence genome window above contains:
- the LOC122334182 gene encoding LOW QUALITY PROTEIN: putative P2Y purinoceptor 10 (The sequence of the model RefSeq protein was modified relative to this genomic sequence to represent the inferred CDS: inserted 1 base in 1 codon), whose translation is MTSVNTCEAVNGSSFTNNTVRKSSINQLYTYFYLFIFIPGLLCNTLALWVLCRFVSKKTKAIIFMINLTVADLAHVLSLSLXIHYYLKQDWPFGDVLCMLCFYLKYLNMYASIAFLVCISVQRCAFLLRPFQARHWKSRYDVCISGAVWLVVGLACSPFILMRSSSSSANRSCFKDLPMRKLGMISAVSMMVAAELSGFLGPLIIIGFCTYLITKSLRQRNQKQQSTSSTRKALRMVRVCTGVFLFCFVPYHINFLLYLMVTQNIIMNCAVKQAVQLFHPISLCIASLNCCLNPLIYYFLTTEFKLQLSQHSSSVLRGRLMSTESTSSCRE